In the Mesoplodon densirostris isolate mMesDen1 chromosome 6, mMesDen1 primary haplotype, whole genome shotgun sequence genome, GCGGAGCCGCTGCACCGCCAGCGGCCCTGTGTGTCCTCGGCGTGGCCCTCCCCGCGTGAGTGAGCACTAGGCCCGAGGTCGCCCAACAAGGCCTTGGCCCCGGGGCCATGTGGCTGCCCCCTCCGTCGGTGGGTCTGGCCGATGAGTGGGTGACACTGGGGCCACCTGAGCCAGGGCCGAGGCTGGACAGGGTGCTGCCTGCCCAGAGCCGGTGTGTGTGCTGTGCCGTGAGGCCTCTGGCCGGTCCTCCTGTGCCCTGGCTGGCGGCGGGCTGACACCGCCTCCTGGACGCGGGGTGCAGGTTTGGGGCCCCGACACGCTCCACCACCCAGTGGTTTGGCCCTCAGCGGCGGAGGCCCCGCCCTAGCGTAGGAAGGACCTCCTCCCGCTGCGGAAGAAGGACTCGATCTGCTCCAGAGACCGGCCCTTGGTCTCGGGCACACAGCAGCCGGTGAAGGCCAGGTTCACGGAGCACACGGcagcaaagaagaagaaaggcacCTGCAGGCCGAAGGCATTCTGGGGGAGAAGAGGGGCTCCGGGTCACAGGGGAACCCTAAAGGTCCTTCCGCCCCAGCACCAGCTTCTTGGCCCTGCGAGCATCAGCCAGCCTGGGGGGCAGGCCTTCATCTCGTTCCCCTGCTTGGACCACCCCCGGGTTCCCCATTGTCTCCAGCGTGAAACCCAAGTGCCTCAGCAGGGCATTCGAGTCCTTGAGGGGTGCAGACAGCCTTCCTCTGTGCTGGGCCCAGGACTGACTTCTCCCAGCCGGAGCCCACCCTGCCCCAGACAccggcctctctccttggtccCAGTGCCCACCTCTCATTTTCAGCTGCCCCACAGGCCCGCCTGCAGCAGGCCTGCCACCACAGCTGGCTGACCTGCTCTGGGCGCCCCCAACCCTGCCCTGACCCACTGACTGCACCAGGCTAGGCCCCATCCAAGCTGTCCCCACCAGATTCTCCCACTTGGGAGTTGGGAGCTGGAACTTGGAGGTTGTGGTTGGCTTCAGGGCCTGCTGGGGGTTTGAACCGAGAGGCTGGGTGAAGCCAGGATGGGGGAGCATTTGGCGGAGAGACCCAAACTGCCCACCCAGACAGAAGGCCCAGATACCCCGGAGGGTGACAGGCAGGGCAGGCGGGTGTGGCTCTCTGGACTTGGGTCCCACCTTGGCCTGGGAGGTCAATCACCTGACTTCTCCCCACAGTTCCCTGAGCCGAGTCTGTTTGCTGAAATGAACGTTGTCACTTGACGGCCCGTGGCCTCGGCGTGAAGGGGGTGTGTGCTAAGGCCGAGGGGACACGCGGAGAAGCCTCAGCACAGCCCTGTCACCGGCCAGAGAGGCCCCCGGCCCCCGGCGGCGGAGCACTCACCACCACCAGCAGGAAGGACTTGGTGAGGGCAAAGGCGGTGAGCCAGCTGACCAGCACGCAGAGCCCCGAGGCCACGCCGCGCGCCCGCAGCGGCAGGATCTCGGACATGAGGAGCCAGGTGATGGGCCCCCAGCCCATGGCGTAGCCTGCCggaagcggggaggggcgggCTCAGAGCCCATTTgtcgggcggggggcgggggcgggggtgtggcGGGGAAGAAGGCCTCATGTCTCCCTGGAGCTGCTGAGAGACggctccccagcctccaggacagCAGTGACAGCCCACAACACCAGCGCGTCCCCGCAACTCACACCCAAGACAGCCCCGTCCCCAGACCCCGTAGAGCACGGCCACACCTACCCATGATGAAGAGCATGGTGGCCAGCAGGGGCACCAGGGTGAGGTAGTTGGTGGGCGTGGCCAGGGGCTGCTCTGTGCCTCCCAGGGGCACACTCTCCAGGCCCATGGTGCCGTTGGGGGTCAGAGGCTTTGGACCGAAATGGACGTACAGCCCTAGTGTCAGGTTGGCAGCAAACATGCTGGCCGCTGTGGACAGACAGGTGGCCCTCGGGGGGCCGGGACCCTCTCAGCCAGCACCCCTCAGTGCGCTGTACCCCGTGTGGCCCAGTCCCCTTCAGGCCGCCTGTGACTGGAGGCTTCCTCCTGCAGGGCAGCCAGCTCCCACCCAGCCCGCCTTTGGGCTCCCGTCACACCCAGCGTGTGTGTCATCGTGGGCTCGTTTGCTCCCATGAGCCCCAGCAGACCTTTCTGGATGCCTGGGCCCTCGCTGGTTGCTGGGGAGATGCTGGGGAGACGCAGGCCACCAGGGCAGGTCTGACCCAGGCCCCCTGGCGTTCCCACCGCGAGGGCTGACAAGACACGTGGCAGCTGCTGAAGGAGTCAATGAGTGTATGTGAGCAGCCTGTGCTCACCTGAGACAAAGAGCAGAGCCTTGCGTCCGGCCAGGTCCATGGTGAGGGCGGCGATCAGCACGGACAGGAGCCGCACGGCTCCCACGATGGCGGCGTCGTCCTCAGGGGGCTGCAAGGAGGAAGTCCCCGGGGCTGAGGGACCCCAGCCTGCTGTTCctccccccggccccgcccccgccgagGCTCTGCAGGGTCAGCCCCCAGGCTCAGCTGCTTTGTGCCAGGCTGTTTCGCTGGTCGCCCAGCCCGGCCCATGGGGCCCTTGCAGGCAGGGGCACAACTGCTGTGCCCACCACTAAGCCCAGGGCTGGCACCGGATCCAGGCATAACAGCAACTTGTGGAACCGTGCTGTCGCTCATCTTCAGATCTCATCTCCCTCTGAGCCCCAGGAAGGGTGGATGAAGCCATGCTGGCTTCGCATAGGAGGAAGCTGAGGTTTGGAGGGGAGGTGACATCCTCAGCAGGTGGCAGATGCTCTGAACCCGGGATCTGTGGCTCCCAGGGGGCCTATGCTTCTACAAAACTGGTTTCCCTTGTAATTCTGCctatcttattttaaaacatgcaaGCTTTGTTTACGAACCTTCCTCTGAGAACAGGTGGTTGGCCCAGAAACAGTTAAAGAGATGCTGGTGTCTGCGCGTGTGCGTGCATCCCAGaccctggcacagagcagatcCTCCGCAGGGATGCCCTCCCCGGATCTGGGGGCAGAGCGGGTGGCGTGGGGCCGGGCTCTTACCAGCAGGACGGCAGTGCTGTCGAAGATGGACTGCAGGTAGACGAGGATGGGCGTGATGCCCGTCAGTTGCTGCAGGAAGCGCATCAGCAAGGCGATGACGATGGGGCGGTACATGTGGGGGTCCCGGGCCTCGGCCCACGACAGGTGGCTGCTCTGGAGACGCGAGGCTGACGCTGAGGGGGCTGTGCCCGCCCCTCCGGCTGGCACCAACCCGCCCTGGGCTGCATGGAGCTGGGTAGGAggctcccctcttccctcctccaggaAAGATCCCCAGCACTGAGGCAACCCTGGCTCTGGGGACAGGCCCGGACACCCCTGCGTGGACCCAGGCTCTTGGACCAGTAGGTGGGCCAAGGCAGACCCCTGCTTGTCAGTATTGCCGGGCCCCCAGGCATCCACCGCACGGCGCCTGCGCCCTGGGCCAGGGGCCACGAcatcccaccccccaacccttTGTTCCTAGAGGTGGGAACTGCTCTTATCCCTGTTCTCTAGGAAAAGCAACTGAGGCTCGTGACAGCCTAGTGAATGGCCACAGCCCCACAGTGCTGCGGGCGCCC is a window encoding:
- the SLC2A6 gene encoding solute carrier family 2, facilitated glucose transporter member 6 isoform X2 yields the protein MQEPLLGAEGPDYDTFAEKPPPSPGERTRVGALQNKRVFLATFAAVLGNFSFGYALVYTSPVIPALERSLDPNLSLTKTQASWFGSVFTLGAAAGGLSAMVLNDLLGRKLSIMFSAVPSAAGYALMAGAHGLWMLLLGRTLTGFAGGLTAACIPVYVSEIAPAGVRGALGATPQLMAVFGSLSLYALGTRRRCRHWPGCEGLTLTSAGSSSRSRTTSGDSHLSWAEARDPHMYRPIVIALLMRFLQQLTGITPILVYLQSIFDSTAVLLPPEDDAAIVGAVRLLSVLIAALTMDLAGRKALLFVSAASMFAANLTLGLYVHFGPKPLTPNGTMGLESVPLGGTEQPLATPTNYLTLVPLLATMLFIMGYAMGWGPITWLLMSEILPLRARGVASGLCVLVSWLTAFALTKSFLLVVNAFGLQVPFFFFAAVCSVNLAFTGCCVPETKGRSLEQIESFFRSGRRSFLR